In a genomic window of Hippoglossus stenolepis isolate QCI-W04-F060 chromosome 15, HSTE1.2, whole genome shotgun sequence:
- the LOC118121667 gene encoding uncharacterized protein LOC118121667, whose protein sequence is MMELQIEKRFHNLTLEQIQALDKVLTEVIPIHGRGNFPTLQVRAKDIIRVVKDRLVERDIQVKDIRLNGATASHILVKNNGLGYRDLDIIFGVELPRQEDFQVIKDVVLGSLRDLLPCGVNRRKITCLTMKEAYVQKMVKVFNEHDRWSLISLSNNRAKTVGLRFVSSLRRQFEFSVDSFQIILDRMLESYWETERRQGGQLPMKPGNLAKSDNEEEKKKKEQAGVLPDAGGDIEKRSAMATGEENQCLEGVVSVHEKELPQANIERDDGKHEAQQVLEAESSNLQQEEEEVEGIEDVVSEEDIVFELCEETGEEKEQFHSDFPLASTPKTLFADVRDPQMTHACLKLQGNEELCESQASQPVSIKHMAKSTPHEVVHCEENAHFKVDSVICKTEKTPDPQDSQLEFSFPPPAKKTCSTSQDVVPGFCPLPKLQRKMSRKLISKPEKWSLLTDLSDLTTQLFPPIEIPKPLQPKPSSLDTAQVQRSIEPGTQSENFEGKDALTVPSYSPASTPQGATGSNETTEQTVKPKHSKKPPDSETQRHTCAANIATQPQVVEQKPEMTDTVLNRCGSSSWAGAAGEPTITIEAECMYGDFEQALEHLRRRLIATHNPEEIRGGGLLKYSDLLVRNFRPASETEIKSLERYMCSRFFIDFPDVSEQQRKIEAYLQCHFMGSEETSKYDFLMTLRRVIDESTVCLMGHERRQTLNMITVLALRVLGEQNAIPNTTNVTCFYQPAPYMTEPIYNSYFITQAQPPLVYHPYPLHVHMQTGLV, encoded by the coding sequence ATGATGGAGCTTCAAATAGAGAAGAGGTTCCACAACTTGACCCTTGAGCAAATCCAAGCTCTGGACAAGGTCTTGACCGAGGTCATCCCCATCCACGGACGAGGAAATTTCCCCACCCTGCAGGTGAGAGCGAAAGACATTATCCGCGTGGTGAAGGATCGGCTGGTCGAGAGAGACATCCAGGTGAAAGACATACGGCTCAATGGTGCGACCGCCAGCCACATCCTGGTGAAGAATAACGGCCTGGGCTACAGGGACCTGGACATCATTTTCGGAGTGGAGCTGCCCAGGCAGGAGGACTTCCAGGTAATTAAGGATGTGGTGCTGGGCAGCCTGCGAGACCTCCTCCCCTGCGGAGTTAACAGACGGAAAATCACTTGCCTGACAATGAAGGAAGCCTATGTGCAAAAAATGGTGAAAGTTTTCAATGAGCATGACAGATGGAGCCTCATCTCACTGTCGAATAACAGAGCTAAAACCGTGGGGCTCAGGTTTGTTAGTTCCCTGCGAAGACAGTTTGAGTTTAGCGTGGACTCGTTCCAGATAATATTAGACCGCATGCTTGAGTCCTACTGGGAGACTGAGAGGAGGCAAGGAGGGCAGTTGCCAATGAAACCTGGGAATTTGGCTAAATCAGAcaatgaggaggaaaagaaaaagaaggagcaAGCAGGCGTTCTTCCAGATGCTGGGGGGGATATTGAAAAACGCTCAGCGATGGCAACCGGTGAGGAAAATCAGTGTCTGGAAGGAGTAGTTTCTGTGCATGAGAAGGAGCTTCCACAGGCTAATATTGAGCGTGATGATGGGAAGCATGAGGCCCAGCAGGTGTTAGAGGCAGAGAGCAGTAACttacagcaggaggaagaggaagtagagGGCATTGAGGATGTTGTTTCAGAGGAGGACATTGTTTTTGAGCTGTGTGAGGAAActggagaagagaaagaacagtTTCACAGTGATTTTCCTTTAGCTTCAACACCTAAAACTTTATTTGCAGACGTCAGGGATCCACAGATGACACACGCCTGTTTAAAGCTACAGGGCAATGAAGAGCTGTGTGAGTCACAAGCTTCCCAACCAGTGTCTATTAAGCATATGGCAAAGTCAACTCCACACGAAGTTGTCCATTGTGAAGAAAATGCTCATTTCAAAGTTGACTCTGTAAtctgcaaaactgaaaagaccCCAGACCCACAAGACTCACAGCTTGAgttctccttccctcctccagcTAAGAAAACCTGCAGCACATCACAGGACGTAGTACCAGGCTTTTGCCCCTTACCCAAATTACAGAGAAAAATGTCTCGGAAGTTGATCAGTAAACCTGAGAAATGGTCTCTTCTCACAGATCTGTCAGATCTTACAACACAGCTGTTTCCACCCATAGAAATCCCCAAACCACTTCAGCCGAAGCCTTCGTCCCTGGACACCGCTCAGGTTCAACGCTCAATTGAACCGGGCACCCAGTCGGAGAACTTTGAGGGTAAAGATGCTCTCACAGTTCCCTCATACAGTCCAGCCAGTACGCCTCAGGGGGCCACTGGCTCAAATGAAACCACAGAACAAACTGTTAAACCAAAACACTCAAAGAAGCCTCCTGATTCAGAGACTCAGCGCCACACGTGTGCAGCAAACATCGCCACGCAGCCTCAGGTCGTCGAGCAGAAACCTGAAATGACGGATACAGTCCTGAACAGGTGTGGGTCAAGCTCATGGGCCGGGGCAGCGGGGGAGCCCACCATCACCATCGAAGCTGAGTGCATGTACGGAGACTTTGAGCAGGCGTTGGAACACCTTCGCCGCCGTCTCATCGCCACCCACAACCCAGAGGAGATCCGAGGAGGGGGCCTGCTGAAATACAGCGACCTGCTGGTGAGGAACTTCAGGCCGGCCAGCGAGACAGAGATCAAGTCGTTGGAGCGGTACATGTGCTCCCGCTTCTTCATCGACTTTCCTGACGTGAGCGAGCAGCAGCGCAAGATCGAGGCCTACCTGCAGTGCCACTTCATGGGCAGCGAGGAAACGAGCAAGTATGACTTCCTGATGACCCTGCGACGCGTGATAGACGAGAGCACGGTGTGTCTGATGGGACACGAGAGGAGGCAGACGCTCAATATGATCACGGTGCTGGCCCTGAGGGTACTGGGTGAGCAGAACGCCATCCCCAACACGACCAACGTCACCTGCTTCTATCAGCCGGCCCCGTACATGACGGAGCCCATTTACAACAGCTACTTCATCACCCAGGCCCAGCCACCGCTCGTCTACCACCCCTACCCTCTCCACGTGCACATGCAGACTGGCCTGGTGTAG